The Anastrepha ludens isolate Willacy chromosome X, idAnaLude1.1, whole genome shotgun sequence genome includes a window with the following:
- the LOC128869839 gene encoding uncharacterized protein LOC128869839: MERAAKRQKAKGQKYPTFSEVVKGGGEILAVIDKGEEEGVIPKEKWRWIEEAIAEVYLQILEEHPGPPPLCHDAGWYQGRAKLIACEDTRSATLYRLAVNKIGEVWPGAKLDVVSKDEIPSRPRARVGIPAKPAEPNKIEEIFKSCNRDLPTHNWKVGRIEEPVEGRRQVMLILNGESLGPLAQKNNVVRFGFVDATIRIYRSDEPALNSDEESDKASLRSDTAEGLANSQCSTDSERLTGVGPLFNEDDLLADIEGGEISEEDVEVTMVEMKRTDSHEADPN, encoded by the coding sequence ATGGAAAGGGCCGCCAAAAGACAGAAGGCAAAAGGCCAAAAATATCCAACCTTTAGTGAGGTGGTAAAAGGCGGCGGTGAGATACTGGCCGTCATCGACAAAGGAGAGGAGGAAGGAGTGATTCCTAAGGAAAAATGGAGATGGATTGAGGAGGCTATCGCCGAAGTGTACCTCCAGATCCTAGAGGAACACCCTGGACCTCCTCCCCTTTGTCATGACGCAGGCTGGTACCAAGGTAGAGCTAAACTCATCGCCTGCGAAGACACTAGGTCAGCCACGCTCTACAGGTTGGCCGTAAACAAGATAGGAGAGGTTTGGCCGGGTGCCAAACTCGATGTGGTCAGCAAGGATGAAATTCCAAGCAGGCCTCGAGCTCGAGTTGGGATTCCGGCCAAGCCGGCAGAGCCaaacaaaattgaagaaatctTCAAGTCCTGCAACAGAGACCTGCCAACACACAATTGGAAGGTAGGTAGAATAGAGGAGCCAGTAGAAGGTAGGCGACAGGTGATGCTCATCCTCAATGGAGAATCGCTCGGCCCACTGGCGCAGAAAAACAATGTCGTGAGGTTCGGGTTCGTTGACGCAACCATTCGAATCTATCGCAGCGACGAGCCAGCTTTGAACTCAGATGAGGAGAGTGACAAAGCCAGCTTGCGGAGCGATACTGCAGAAGGGTTGGCTAACAGCCAATGCTCAACCGACTCGGAGAGGCTGACCGGTGTGGGGCCGCTTTTTAACGAAGATGATCTCCTCGCTGACATTGAGGGTGGGGAGATCTCGGAGGAGGACGTCGAGGTCACGATGGTGGAGATGAAACGGACAGATTCTCATGAAGCTGATCCAAATTAA